The following proteins come from a genomic window of Theileria equi strain WA chromosome 2 map unlocalized gcontig_1105316255037, whole genome shotgun sequence:
- a CDS encoding uncharacterized protein (encoded by transcript BEWA_040650A), with translation MPSTSVHLDTDLQMRDCCKVLPAIFLVLSNVFCFSTLVFKTPPLLLLTNLLLVVIGSGGIVKLVRSPKGGEEASKKFLSPDTVDKISKALVTKINFVSNKAVDIIFWEDPIKSSYALAILYVSGLVTKILPTVLIVYTASWALFLYVYMHETLCNKVYPKCKPYVDKASSFLYNLYYSIPKLNEDKMI, from the coding sequence ATGCCTTCCACAAGCGTTCATCTAGACACTGATTTACAGATGAGGGACTGTTGCAAAGTACTACCAGCTATTTTTCTGGTATTATCAAACGTATTTTGCTTTTCTACTCTCGTGTTTAAGACACCTCCTTTGTTGTTACTCACCAACTTGCTCTTGGTAGTCATAGGTTCTGGAGGGATTGTAAAGCTGGTTCGCAGTCCGAAGGGAGGTGAGGAAGCAAGTAAAAAATTTCTTTCCCCTGACACGGTCGACAAAATCTCAAAGGCTCTGGTTACAAAGATTAATTTTGTTAGCAACAAGGCAGTAGACATCATATTCTGGGAAGACCCGATCAAATCTTCTTATGCGCTCGCAATTTTATATGTTTCAGGTCTAGTAACGAAAATTTTGCCTACTGTACTCATAGTTTACACTGCATCCTGGGCTCTGTTCTTGTATGTGTATATGCACGAGACCCTGTGCAACAAAGTTTACCCAAAATGCAAGCCTTACGTGGACAAGGCATCAAGCTTTTTGTATAATTTGTACTATAGCATACCGAAGCTGAACGAGGATAAGATGATTTAA
- a CDS encoding conserved hypothetical protein (encoded by transcript BEWA_040640A): protein MVKPVKSDKKAVKATKKVKKGIKKIVEKKVEAKKPRSSYSFVNLRRISVPPNRMTPLQKNWETIVKTVVEKLELQIRMCTKRKCVEVRPSRDDMDLSLLQKAQDYIKAFMLGFELKDAEAILRLEDIFIESFEISDVKRLHGEHLSRCIGRISGKDGKTKHAIENMTKTRVVLAESKIHIMGSFNSIKLARHSICSLILGSQPGKVYNNLCNSAKRLHEKM from the coding sequence ATGGTTAAACCTGTAAAATCGGATAAAAAGGCGGTAAAGGCCACAAAAAAGGTCAAGAAGGGTATCAAGAAGATAGTCGAGAAGAAGGTCGAAGCAAAGAAACCGAGGAGTTCGTACagttttgtaaatttgAGGAGGATCAGCGTCCCTCCTAATCGCATGACTCCCTTGCAGAAGAATTGGGAAACGATTGTCAAGACGGTTGTAGAGAAGCTGGAGCTTCAGATTAGGATGTGCACTAAGAGAAAGTGCGTTGAGGTCAGACCTTCAAGAGACGATATGGACCTTTCACTCCTACAAAAGGCCCAGGACTATATAAAGGCGTTCATGTTGGGGTTTGAACTAAAGGACGCTGAGGCTATTTTGCGTCTGGAGGACATTTTTATCGAGAGCTTCGAAATTAGCGACGTCAAGAGACTACATGGCGAACATCTATCCAGATGCATTGGTAGAATTTCTGGTAAGGACGGAAAGACCAAGCACGCCATTGAGAATATGACAAAGACGAGGGTCGTTCTCGCTGAGAGCAAGATCCACATTATGGGCAGTTTCAACAGTATCAAATTGGCAAGACATTCGATTTGCAGTCTTATCCTTGGAAGTCAACCAGGAAAAGTGTACAATAACCTCTGTAACTCTGCAAAGAGGCTGCACGAGAAGATGTAG